A single genomic interval of Patescibacteria group bacterium harbors:
- a CDS encoding diacylglycerol kinase family protein has translation MYYYLYDSFLSDKKYAQTLAKIENRLIDLGINGKIEKMNVLKSIKEVINDSVKNGVDTIIAVGSDRTFSRVFPAVANQTGVTFGYIPIENSTIAKILGIPVAEKACDVLSARIIERIDIGKVNDQYFFSSLEVPEASNVSLECNGGHFNISSTSKTDRIQICNLSYAPIDTERRKNVCNPKDGFLEAVFTPKEKSAFGKDKLATKKQSVFPIRKIKIISEEIVSLIADGETIVKTPATVEVLNKKLNIIVGKERKF, from the coding sequence ATGTATTACTATCTCTATGATTCTTTCTTGAGCGATAAGAAATATGCTCAAACCCTGGCGAAGATCGAAAACCGATTGATTGATTTAGGTATCAACGGAAAAATTGAAAAAATGAATGTTTTGAAGAGTATTAAAGAGGTTATCAACGATAGTGTAAAAAATGGTGTCGATACAATAATTGCCGTAGGGTCGGACAGAACTTTTTCCAGGGTATTCCCGGCAGTCGCAAATCAGACGGGTGTAACTTTCGGCTACATCCCGATAGAAAACAGTACCATCGCAAAAATACTGGGCATCCCCGTCGCCGAAAAGGCATGTGACGTGCTTTCCGCAAGAATCATTGAGAGAATTGATATCGGTAAAGTAAATGATCAGTACTTTTTTTCAAGCTTAGAAGTTCCGGAAGCAAGCAATGTATCTCTGGAATGCAACGGCGGACATTTTAACATTTCATCCACCAGTAAAACAGACCGCATCCAAATCTGCAATCTTTCATACGCTCCGATCGACACGGAAAGACGTAAAAATGTCTGCAATCCGAAAGACGGATTCCTGGAAGCGGTTTTTACACCGAAAGAAAAAAGCGCTTTCGGTAAAGACAAGCTTGCTACAAAAAAACAGAGCGTTTTTCCTATCCGTAAAATCAAGATTATCAGTGAGGAAATTGTATCACTGATTGCCGATGGAGAAACAATTGTGAAAACACCAGCCACAGTCGAAGTGTTGAACAAAAAGCTCAATATCATAGTCGGCAAGGAAAGAAAATTCTAA
- the clpP gene encoding ATP-dependent Clp endopeptidase proteolytic subunit ClpP has translation MHLIPTVIEKSNMGERAYDIYSRLLKERIIFLGDPIDDNIANTVIAQLLFLDSEDKKRDIKLYINTPGGSVTSGMAIYDTMQYVSPDVSTICVGLAASMGATLLAGGKKGKRFALPNSEILIHQVMGGAEGQAVDIKIRAEHILKIRDRLNNILASHTGQPLKKIEKDTDRDYFMTAEEARKYGIIDRIIQ, from the coding sequence ATGCATCTTATCCCTACCGTTATCGAAAAATCCAACATGGGTGAACGGGCGTATGACATTTACTCGCGTCTTTTGAAGGAAAGAATAATTTTTTTGGGCGACCCAATTGATGACAATATCGCCAACACGGTAATTGCCCAGTTGCTTTTTTTGGACTCTGAAGATAAGAAGCGGGATATTAAACTGTATATCAATACTCCCGGCGGATCCGTTACCTCCGGCATGGCTATTTACGATACGATGCAGTATGTCAGCCCGGATGTTTCCACCATCTGCGTAGGACTGGCCGCTTCCATGGGTGCCACCCTGCTCGCGGGCGGTAAAAAGGGAAAAAGATTCGCCCTGCCGAATTCGGAAATCCTGATTCACCAAGTGATGGGCGGAGCGGAAGGCCAGGCGGTTGATATCAAGATCCGTGCTGAGCATATTTTAAAGATCAGAGACCGGTTGAACAACATCTTAGCAAGTCACACCGGACAACCACTGAAAAAGATTGAAAAGGACACTGACCGCGACTATTTCATGACCGCGGAAGAAGCAAGAAAATACGGCATAATCGACAGAATTATCCAATAA
- the infB gene encoding translation initiation factor IF-2, translating to MTETTEKKEVSIPEQIVIKELAEKMNLPVTSLIAELMKNGIMSSMNERIDFDTAGIIAEDLGYTIKKIELEENGESEDVKILEDALKDDTQAEERPPVVVVMGHVDHGKTKLLDAIRTTNIVDDEAGGITQSIGAYQIEDKGKLITLIDTPGHEAFSAMRGRGARVADIAILVVAADDGVKPQTKEAYKIIQTTKLPFVVAINKIDKPEANVERVKKELTEMGIVPEEWGGKTVFAEISAKDKIGISELLDMVLLVAEMEKKNIVANPDREAVGTIIESHIDKGAGPQATVLVQTGSLKEGDNIIVGDVYGKVKALKDWRGEIVKLAGPSRPVQILGLKGAPKVGDILRTTKNQAEIKDLIKKQKEISYQKEKDQQIVQRNTENENSENEETEKKVQDLNIILKTDTLGSQEAIIESLNKLKHPEVRATITSKGLGNITEKDIIQTDSAGAYLIGFNVVLTTHAQEIQRDRQANVKLYDIIYELLDFVKDELEKMLSPELIQTELGKVEILAIFKNEKDGQIVGGRVKQGKIENNTKVRIIRNNEKIGSGHIVQLQSDKKNSKEVPKDSECGMKIETHAVIQVGDSIEVYREEKKARKIEFK from the coding sequence ATGACTGAAACAACAGAAAAGAAGGAAGTTTCCATCCCGGAACAAATCGTAATCAAAGAATTGGCGGAAAAAATGAATCTGCCGGTTACCAGCCTGATTGCGGAATTAATGAAAAACGGGATCATGTCCTCCATGAACGAGCGGATTGATTTTGATACGGCCGGCATTATCGCGGAAGATTTGGGTTATACCATCAAAAAGATTGAATTAGAAGAAAACGGCGAAAGCGAAGACGTTAAAATTCTGGAAGATGCGCTAAAAGACGATACCCAAGCCGAAGAACGCCCGCCGGTTGTTGTTGTTATGGGGCATGTTGACCATGGTAAAACCAAACTGCTGGACGCCATCCGAACCACCAATATTGTTGACGATGAAGCGGGCGGAATTACCCAGTCCATCGGAGCATATCAAATAGAAGACAAGGGCAAATTGATCACGCTCATCGATACCCCGGGCCACGAAGCATTTTCGGCCATGAGAGGGCGCGGAGCACGCGTCGCTGATATTGCCATTTTAGTTGTCGCCGCTGATGACGGAGTGAAACCACAGACCAAAGAAGCGTATAAAATAATTCAGACCACCAAGCTCCCGTTTGTCGTTGCAATCAACAAAATAGATAAGCCAGAAGCGAATGTAGAAAGAGTTAAAAAAGAACTGACGGAAATGGGAATCGTTCCGGAAGAGTGGGGCGGTAAAACCGTATTTGCTGAAATCTCCGCAAAAGATAAAATAGGCATATCCGAATTACTGGATATGGTTTTATTAGTCGCGGAAATGGAAAAGAAAAATATTGTAGCAAACCCGGACCGGGAAGCAGTCGGCACGATCATCGAATCGCATATTGATAAAGGAGCCGGACCGCAGGCGACTGTTTTAGTACAGACCGGCTCACTGAAAGAAGGCGATAACATTATCGTCGGCGATGTTTACGGCAAAGTAAAAGCACTGAAAGATTGGCGCGGGGAAATCGTAAAATTAGCCGGTCCTTCCAGGCCGGTACAGATCCTTGGTCTGAAAGGAGCGCCAAAGGTCGGAGATATTTTACGTACTACCAAAAACCAAGCGGAGATTAAAGATCTGATCAAGAAACAAAAAGAGATTTCATACCAAAAAGAAAAAGATCAGCAAATCGTCCAAAGAAACACAGAAAATGAAAATTCAGAAAATGAAGAGACAGAAAAAAAGGTACAGGATTTAAACATAATTTTGAAAACGGATACTCTCGGATCACAGGAAGCAATTATTGAATCTTTAAACAAACTGAAGCATCCGGAAGTTAGAGCAACAATAACATCTAAGGGACTGGGGAATATAACAGAAAAAGACATTATCCAAACTGATTCAGCCGGCGCTTATTTAATCGGTTTCAACGTTGTTCTGACCACGCACGCGCAGGAGATCCAAAGAGACCGCCAGGCGAATGTTAAATTGTATGACATAATTTATGAACTGCTGGATTTTGTAAAAGATGAACTGGAAAAAATGCTGTCTCCGGAACTGATTCAGACCGAGCTCGGCAAAGTGGAGATATTAGCAATTTTCAAAAACGAGAAAGACGGTCAGATCGTCGGCGGCAGAGTAAAACAGGGCAAAATAGAAAATAACACCAAAGTCCGGATAATCAGAAATAATGAAAAAATCGGATCGGGCCATATTGTGCAACTGCAATCGGACAAGAAAAATTCAAAAGAAGTCCCGAAAGATTCGGAATGTGGAATGAAAATTGAAACTCACGCCGTAATTCAGGTTGGAGACAGCATAGAAGTATACCGTGAAGAGAAAAAAGCTCGAAAAATAGAATTCAAATAA
- a CDS encoding DHH family phosphoesterase translates to MYQNASLYKEIFDRLSESERTLVIAHQNPDGDAVGSMLAVTHFLDQTVGINHVFCLTEPMDSFSFLPGVERINTDAKIFNEHEFDTIVILDSGDLKYCGIEIHIDNLTYKPIIINIDHHPTNTNFGHINLVETNAASTTDILYRIFEHNRFNISKDMATCLLTGIMTDTGSFSNLGTTSQSIQNASELLINGARKQEIINNTLNIQSIGTLKLWGRAFSRLVKSDYTDAVMTVITQKDFEECGVINDSAEGIANFLNNLHGAKAVLVLKEQKDGTIKGSLRTTQDGVDVSVFARLLGGGGHKKAAGFTIKGRIKETATGWRIV, encoded by the coding sequence ATGTACCAAAACGCTAGTCTTTATAAAGAAATATTCGACAGACTCTCCGAATCCGAGAGAACGCTTGTAATTGCCCACCAAAACCCGGATGGCGACGCTGTCGGATCAATGCTAGCAGTCACCCACTTCCTGGACCAGACCGTCGGGATTAACCACGTTTTTTGCCTGACTGAACCGATGGATTCATTCAGTTTTTTGCCGGGCGTAGAAAGAATCAATACTGATGCAAAAATATTTAATGAACATGAATTTGATACGATAGTAATTCTGGATTCCGGAGATTTGAAATATTGCGGTATTGAAATCCATATTGATAACCTTACATACAAGCCAATAATTATTAATATTGACCATCACCCGACCAATACAAATTTCGGGCATATCAACCTGGTGGAAACCAACGCGGCATCGACTACCGACATTCTTTACCGGATTTTTGAACACAACCGTTTTAATATTTCCAAAGATATGGCCACCTGTTTGCTGACCGGGATCATGACTGATACCGGCAGTTTCTCTAACCTCGGCACTACTTCACAGTCGATTCAGAATGCATCAGAGCTTTTGATCAACGGTGCGCGCAAACAGGAAATAATCAACAACACATTAAATATCCAATCAATCGGAACACTGAAGCTCTGGGGCAGAGCATTTTCCAGACTGGTTAAAAGCGATTATACTGATGCGGTAATGACGGTGATCACCCAAAAAGATTTTGAAGAATGCGGAGTAATTAATGACAGTGCGGAAGGGATTGCAAATTTTCTAAACAATTTACATGGTGCCAAAGCCGTACTGGTCCTGAAAGAACAAAAAGACGGTACAATTAAAGGAAGTCTCAGAACGACACAGGACGGGGTGGATGTATCGGTTTTCGCCCGACTGCTCGGCGGTGGCGGACACAAAAAAGCGGCCGGGTTTACGATTAAAGGCCGGATCAAAGAAACGGCAACTGGCTGGCGGATTGTCTGA
- the rbfA gene encoding 30S ribosome-binding factor RbfA, producing the protein MPSQRIKQINELIKEELGSIMNREIEFSSGSLVTITKVETSPDLKHANISVSILPFSANQQIRHEIEREKGNIQKLLGDRIKIKFIPKIHFRLDESEEKAQHITDLLDTINK; encoded by the coding sequence ATGCCTTCCCAACGGATAAAACAGATCAACGAACTTATCAAAGAAGAACTCGGTTCTATTATGAACAGGGAGATCGAGTTTTCTTCCGGTAGTCTGGTTACCATCACCAAGGTAGAAACCAGTCCGGATTTAAAGCATGCCAATATTTCTGTTTCCATATTGCCATTCAGCGCAAATCAGCAGATAAGACACGAAATTGAACGGGAAAAAGGCAATATTCAGAAACTGCTCGGCGACCGGATAAAAATCAAATTTATCCCGAAAATTCACTTCCGTCTGGATGAATCAGAAGAAAAAGCGCAACATATCACCGACCTGCTTGACACAATTAATAAATAA
- a CDS encoding polymer-forming cytoskeletal protein, giving the protein MFKNQDNEMTEKETETIIGPSVKVEGDFHGEGSIVVEGQVVGTLKTNQDLKIGTNAKIKADLEAANVLISGEVIGDLYVKGKTELKSTAKVTGNIKTKIISIEAGASLNGNCVCDQNDTMEIKEEAQKLKTRTGKNDKSETI; this is encoded by the coding sequence ATGTTCAAAAATCAAGACAATGAAATGACAGAAAAAGAGACCGAAACAATCATCGGACCGTCGGTTAAAGTTGAGGGGGATTTTCATGGCGAAGGCAGTATTGTTGTTGAAGGACAAGTTGTCGGCACGCTTAAAACAAACCAAGATTTAAAAATCGGGACAAATGCCAAAATAAAAGCCGACTTGGAAGCGGCAAATGTTTTAATCTCCGGCGAAGTAATCGGTGATTTATATGTAAAGGGTAAAACCGAACTGAAAAGCACAGCTAAGGTAACCGGCAATATTAAAACTAAAATTATTTCCATTGAAGCGGGCGCATCACTGAACGGCAATTGCGTTTGCGACCAGAACGATACAATGGAAATAAAAGAAGAGGCACAAAAATTGAAGACTAGAACCGGAAAGAATGATAAATCGGAAACGATTTAG